One genomic window of Solanum stenotomum isolate F172 chromosome 9, ASM1918654v1, whole genome shotgun sequence includes the following:
- the LOC125876863 gene encoding putative aldehyde oxidase Art an 7 — MAIYIKAFVLLPLLFVSSYARNKHINQGFDDADDSPVGVNFDPSPHGFLEFLDGKKKKKKNNKSNKKNKKNELIFPQFPFPFPFHGVHENQDEVAPLEPAVKVKKNDIPKPDFETENRGAWMLHSPNSGVAAMHIQLMPNNKAVWYDTTNLGQSAIQNNPPFCKPVPERPGETDCWSHGVQYDVESGQVRTLKIMTDTWCSSGGLSSNGELVSTGGYREGIRSIRIMNPCDNCEFQENANGLAAMRWYATQHMLENGSLILVGGRGAHNYEIIPPGRLQFQVQQFGLNFLVETEDEKENNLYPFVNLLPDGNVFIFANDRSIIIDPYSGKTIRDLPVLPGGSRNYPASGMSALLPINLNTPNPEDVEVEIIVCGGNTNDAFKYSEFPPRQFFPALKDCGRLFANRQGAQWDIEEMLSPRVMGDMLLLPTGDILIINGAKTGTSAWDAAEEPNLVPLLYSPNKPKGQRFKELTPSQIPRMYHSVSAVLPDGKILVAGSNTHAVYDFQAKYPTDLRVEKFSPPYLAPELEQHKPQILENGANKEMKYGQNFKINIKLDEVVDDIDIKVTMYAPPFTTHGYSQGQRLLILKLQAVTNQEVTVVAPPSGRIAPPGYYLLFVVQRGVPSRGMWVRIDQ; from the exons ATGGCTATCTACATCAAAGCCTTTGTTCTTCTTCCTTTACTCTTTGTTTCATCTTATGCTAGAAACAAACATATTAACCAAGGCTTTGACGATGCTGATGACTCTCCCGTTGGTGTCAATTTTGATCCTTCCCCTCATGGTTTTTTGGAATTCCTAgatggaaagaaaaagaagaagaaaaacaacaagtccaacaagaaaaacaaaaaaaatgaattaatatttCCACAATTTCCCTTTCCCTTTCCCTTTCATGGAGTGCACGAAAACCAAGATGAAGTAGCACCATTAGAACCGGCTGTCAAAGTGAAAAAGAATGACATTCCAAAGCCGGATTTCGAGACGGAAAATCGTGGTGCTTGGATGTTACATTCACCAAATTCTGGTGTTGCGGCCATGCATATACAATTGATGCCAAATAACAAGGCTGTTTGGTATGACACCACAAATCTTGGACAATCTGCAATTCAAAATAACCCTCCATTTTGCAAGCCAGTCCCAGAAAGGCCTGGTGAGACTGATTGTTGGTCTCATGGTGTTCAATATGACGTTGAGAGTGGTCAAGTTAGGACATTGAAG ATAATGACTGATACATGGTGCTCATCCGGAGGTTTGTCCTCTAATGGTGAACTAGTAAGCACAGGAGGTTATCGTGAAGGAATCCGCAGTATCAGAATCATGAATCCATGTGATAACTGCGAGTTTCAGGAAAATGCTAATGGTCTTGCTGCTATGAGATG GTATGCTACTCAGCATATGCTTGAGAATGGTAGCTTGATTCTTGTTGGAGGTCGTGGTGCACACAACTACGAAATCATTCCACCAGGAAGACTGCAATTTCAGGTGCAACAATTTGGGTTAAATTTCCTTGTTGAGACTGAAGACGAGAAAGAAAACAATCTCTATCCATTCGTCAATCTTCTTCCTGATGGgaatgtatttatatttgccAACGATAGATCAATAATCATTGATCCTTATAGTGGAAAAACCATCCGTGATCTTCCTGTACTTCCAGGAGGTTCAAGAAACTATCCAGCATCAGGAATGTCCGCACTTTTGCCAATCAATCTCAATACTCCTAATCCTGAGGATGTTGAAGTTGAGATCATTGTTTGTGGTGGAAATACCAACGATGCCTTCAAATATTCCGAGTTTCCACCCAGACAGTTCTTCCCCGCATTAAAAGATTGTGGAAGGTTATTTGCTAACAGACAAGGAGCTCAATGGGATATTGAAGAAATGCTATCACCAAGAGTGATGGGAGACATGCTGCTTCTACCAACCGGAGATATATTGATCATCAATGGAGCAAAGACAGGAACTTCGGCATGGGATGCTGCTGAGGAACCTAATCTTGTTCCACTTCTTTATAGCCCAAACAAACCAAAAGGGCAGAGGTTCAAGGAATTGACCCCTTCACAAATCCCTAGAATGTACCATTCTGTTTCTGCTGTCTTGCCAGATGGCAAAATTTTAGTGGCAGGCAGCAATACCCATGCTGTGTATGATTTCCAGGCTAAATATCCAACTGATTTGAGAGTGGAGAAATTCTCACCTCCTTACTTGGCACCTGAGTTGGAACAACACAAGCCCCAAATTCTTGAGAATGGAGCCAACAAGGAGATGAAATATGGTCAGAATTTCAAGATCAATATCAAGTTGGATGAAGTTGTAGATGATATAGACATTAAGGTTACAATGTATGCACCGCCTTTTACAACACATGGCTACTCTCAAGGACAAAGGTTGCTCATTTTGAAGCTTCAAGCTGTGACAAATCAAGAGGTTACTGTAGTAGCACCACCTTCAGGCAGAATTGCTCCACCAGGCTACTATTTACTCTTTGTGGTTCAGCGCGGTGTTCCTAGCCGTGGAATGTGGGTGCGCATTGACCAGTAG